Proteins co-encoded in one Spirosoma endbachense genomic window:
- a CDS encoding sialidase/neuraminidase family protein — protein sequence MTKKLGQLFLQTVLLFCLTHYAYTQDTVHYVGQTLSNVDYHHGQLSPAVGVHNIQVFRANRENPELAGGTNWTYNHAPMLAYWNNTFYLQYLSNPVGEHVPPGQTLLLTSKDGYNWSKPTIIFPPYKVPDGWKKEGRPEVAKDLYAVMHQRMGFFVAKNKRLLTLAFYGIVMGPKDDPNDGNGIGRVVREVYPDGKFGPIYFIRNNTSWNNGNPDRAKSTYPFYTSSKDKGFVEACNELLANPLMMQQWIEEADRNDPLISLKKDVKAFSYYHLPDNRVVGLWKHALTTISKDEGKTWLYNPLRAPGFVNSNAKIWGQKTSDGQYATVYNPSEFRWPLAVSTSKDGLAYTNLLLVNGEITSMRYGGAYKSYGPQYVRGIEEGNGTPPDGNLWVTYSMNKEDIWVSSIPVPITDEVKNQANDVFAQLPAGEELKYWNIYSPLQATAKIETAAGTKALVLRDKDKFDYAKAERVIPDAKKVAVEFSIVPQQANKGVLQIEFQDAKGNAAVRLMFDSDSLFKAKVGYRDSGIQKYEAGKQYEVRIELDRDKRMFTTFVNGQSKGAKLFFAPVASFRRVVFRTGGVRRFPDADTPTDQSYDLPKAGEQDEEAVFVIKSFKTSPLIKFQE from the coding sequence ATGACAAAAAAGTTAGGTCAACTATTTCTTCAGACGGTACTTCTGTTCTGCCTTACCCACTACGCATACACGCAGGATACCGTGCACTATGTCGGGCAAACGTTGTCCAATGTCGATTATCACCACGGTCAGTTGAGTCCGGCGGTGGGCGTACACAACATTCAGGTATTTCGGGCAAACCGGGAAAATCCAGAACTGGCAGGCGGCACCAACTGGACGTACAATCACGCCCCCATGCTCGCCTACTGGAATAATACCTTCTACCTGCAATACCTCAGCAATCCGGTCGGTGAACACGTACCGCCGGGGCAAACGCTGCTTCTAACCTCCAAAGATGGGTATAACTGGTCGAAGCCAACCATTATTTTTCCCCCATACAAAGTGCCGGATGGCTGGAAGAAAGAAGGTCGGCCAGAAGTCGCCAAAGATCTGTACGCAGTCATGCACCAGCGGATGGGCTTCTTTGTCGCGAAAAACAAACGGTTGTTAACGCTGGCTTTCTACGGAATTGTGATGGGACCCAAAGACGACCCGAACGATGGAAACGGCATCGGTCGCGTAGTTCGGGAAGTCTACCCGGATGGTAAATTCGGACCAATTTACTTTATCCGCAATAACACATCCTGGAACAATGGCAACCCCGATCGGGCTAAATCGACCTACCCGTTCTATACCAGCTCGAAAGACAAAGGATTTGTCGAAGCCTGTAATGAATTGCTCGCCAATCCGCTGATGATGCAGCAATGGATCGAAGAAGCCGACCGCAACGATCCACTCATTTCGCTCAAGAAGGATGTGAAAGCGTTCAGCTATTATCATTTGCCCGACAATCGTGTGGTGGGTCTATGGAAACACGCCTTAACGACAATCAGCAAAGACGAAGGCAAAACCTGGTTGTATAATCCGCTTCGGGCACCGGGTTTTGTTAACAGCAACGCCAAGATATGGGGTCAGAAAACGTCGGATGGCCAATACGCCACTGTTTATAACCCGTCCGAGTTTCGTTGGCCGCTGGCGGTTTCGACCAGCAAAGACGGCCTGGCCTACACGAATCTGCTGTTGGTAAATGGAGAAATTACATCCATGCGCTATGGAGGGGCTTACAAGTCATATGGGCCGCAATACGTACGGGGCATTGAAGAAGGCAACGGTACGCCACCCGACGGCAATCTGTGGGTTACCTACAGCATGAACAAGGAAGATATCTGGGTATCCAGCATTCCGGTTCCGATCACCGACGAGGTGAAAAATCAGGCTAATGATGTGTTTGCCCAGCTACCAGCGGGCGAAGAGCTAAAATACTGGAACATCTACAGCCCGCTTCAGGCTACGGCAAAAATTGAAACAGCTGCGGGTACGAAAGCACTGGTTCTTCGGGATAAAGACAAGTTCGATTATGCCAAAGCCGAGCGGGTTATCCCCGACGCAAAGAAGGTGGCTGTCGAATTTTCAATCGTGCCCCAACAGGCTAATAAAGGGGTTTTACAGATCGAGTTTCAGGATGCCAAAGGCAATGCGGCTGTTCGACTGATGTTCGATTCGGATAGTCTTTTTAAAGCCAAAGTCGGCTACCGTGATTCAGGCATTCAGAAATACGAAGCGGGTAAACAATACGAGGTACGAATTGAGCTGGATCGCGACAAACGGATGTTTACGACGTTTGTGAATGGGCAATCGAAAGGGGCTAAACTGTTCTTTGCCCCTGTGGCGTCGTTCCGGCGGGTGGTGTTTCGAACCGGTGGTGTTCGCCGGTTCCCGGATGCCGATACGCCGACCGACCAAAGTTATGATTTACCCAAAGCAGGCGAGCAGGACGAAGAAGCTGTGTTTGTGATTAAGTCGTTTAAAACGAGTCCGTTAATCAAATTTCAAGAATAA